A single Archocentrus centrarchus isolate MPI-CPG fArcCen1 unplaced genomic scaffold, fArcCen1 scaffold_30_ctg1, whole genome shotgun sequence DNA region contains:
- the LOC115776371 gene encoding DNA repair protein XRCC4-like, with product MHTSVREIHLSSEHDSSYFLRVDWEGRGLSSGFQLLLSDGQDAWRGEVSDAVVCNEAEELEMPMERYIQDVEQALIGTENSDTYSFTLMPNPPDHSSTLTLTYEKMQKDISFRLGSIVLKAVPDPAEAVRSLLTHSLQRGINLQHHNQRLKEENQSLRGEQQHITAELKRYVGGKEALEAELYSRFVLVLNEKKAKIRSLQQEVTSLQEMRSSTEQRKRHSVKSEQPAGQDGGVEEDEYGGSTDEDPEDVESTPASSLPSRESLTPGPLDDSLSDLTDVAPSRKRRVHNRGAPEAAVKRPNPERLQRKRNESPAGSSKLQTPQHSAGSAAGSAVEDLFEDF from the exons atGCACACGTCAGTGCGTGAAATCCATCTCTCCTCAGAGCATGACTCCTCCTACTTCCTGCGGGTGGACTGGGAAGGGCGGGGCTTGAGTTCAGGATTCCAGTTGCTGCTTAGTGATGGACAGGATGCATGGAGAGgggaag TGAGTGATGCAGTGGTGTGCAACGAGGCAGAGGAGCTGGAGATGCCGATGGAACGGTACATCCAGGATGTCGAGCAGGCGCTTATAGGGACAGAAAACTCAGACACCTACAGCTTCACTTTGATGCCAAATCCACCCGATCACAGCTCCACCTTGACACTGACGTATGAGAAGATGCAGAAGGATATCTCT TTCAGGTTGGGCTCTATTGTCCTGAAGGCCGTCCCGGATCCAGCAGAAGCAGTGAGAAGTTTACTGACTCACAGCCTGCAGAGGGGAATTAACCTGCAGCACCACAACCAGAGACTAAAGGAGGAGAACCAGAGCCTGAGAGGAGAACAGCAACACATCACTGCAGA GCTGAAGCGTTATGTTGGTGGTAAGGAGGCCCTGGAGGCAGAGCTTTACTCTCGGTTCGTCCTGGTtctgaatgagaagaaagcaaAGATTCGCAGTCTGCAGCAGGAGGTCACAAGCCTGCAGGAAATGAG GAGTTCCACTGAGCAGAGAAAGAGACACTCAGTAAAGTCAGAGCAGCCAGCAGGTCAGGATGGTGGTGTTGAGGAGGATGAATATGGAGGCAGTACTGATGAGGACCCAGAGGATGTGGAGTCGACTCCAGCCTCCAGTTTGCCATCTCGGG AGTCACTGACTCCAGGCCCACTGGATGACAGCTTGAGTGACCTCACAGACGTGGCCCCCTCTCGCAAGCGGCGCGTTCATAACCGTGGGGCCCCAGAAGCTGCGGTAAAACGACCAAAcccagagaggctgcagagaaaGAG GAATGAGTCTCCTGCAGGATCCAGTAAGCTGCAGACTCCTCAGCACTCTGcaggttctgctgcaggttctgcagTGGAGGACCTTTTTGAGGACTTCTGA